In Apus apus isolate bApuApu2 chromosome 27, bApuApu2.pri.cur, whole genome shotgun sequence, the following proteins share a genomic window:
- the ENSA gene encoding alpha-endosulfine: MAAPLGTGARSEETGQEKQDIQEKETIIPERAEEAKLKAKYPNLGQKPGGSDFLMKRLQKGQKYFDSGDYNMAKAKMKNKQLPSAGPDKNLVTGDHIPTPQDLPQRKSSLVTSKLAG; the protein is encoded by the exons ATGGCAGCCCCGCTCGGTACCGGCGCCCGCTCGGAGGAGACTGGGCAGGAGAAACAG GACATACAAGAGAAGGAAACCATCATCCCTGAGAGAGCAGAAGAGGCAAAACTCAAGGCCAAATACCCCAACCTGGGCCAGAAGCCTGGAGGCTCTGACTTCCTTATGAAGAGACTGCAGAAAGGG CAAAAATACTTTGATTCTGGTGACTACAACATGGCCAAGGCAAAGATGAAGAACAAGCAGTTGCCAAGTGCAGGGCCAGACAAGAACCTGGTGACAGGAGACCACATCCCCACCCCCCAGGACCTCCCACAGAGGAAATCCTCGCTCGTAACCAGCAAGCTGGCAGGGTAG